One Littorina saxatilis isolate snail1 linkage group LG12, US_GU_Lsax_2.0, whole genome shotgun sequence genomic region harbors:
- the LOC138983268 gene encoding uncharacterized protein — protein sequence MKRFATVSEDELSKKKQNLVPTSTQKATASSAATFREYLNEKGREVNFEQYDKNSLDATLSSFYLEARTKKGEMYKKTTLEGIRYGLNRHLKGPPYNRKFDLLSDPAFSQSNESFKIAMQEIKAAGKASITHHSPLTDYDREKLYTSIHLNPDTPVGLYNKVQYDIRYYFCRRGNENIHTMTKDTFAVKMDANTRRKYVFQNIDELTKNHRQDDAEGFSGFMPETGTIGCPVQSFERYLSKLHPDCNRLWCYPKASFHTDDECWYNNQPVGMNTLQKFLPRLSLKCQLSETYTNHSIRATGATVLHQNQHTPAEIMAITGHKSVSSLAVYQRTSSTQKMIMGTTLAEHVAGTSTAVVPFKPSGSNTLHVSADAQSGRSHYPKGEDFTEDELINIFSDENEFNDPGADLATLLPSNIPFTNCQIKSLTINIINK from the coding sequence ATGAAACGTTTTGCAACAGTATCCGAGGATGAACTTtccaagaagaaacagaatctcgtgccaaccaGTACGCAGAAGGCAACCGCGTCATCGGCAGCAACTTTTCGCGAGTACTTGAACGAAAAGGGAAGAGAGGTAAACTTTGAACAATATGACAAAAACAGTTTGGATGCAACCCTGTCATCCTTCTATCTCGAAGCCCGTACTAAAAAAGGAGAAAtgtacaaaaaaacaacactggaaGGTATCCGATACGGTTTGAATCGGCACCTAAAAGGCCCTCCCTACAACAGAAAGTTTGACCTGCTCTCCGATCCCGCTTTCTCACAATCTAACGAGTCCTTCAAAATTGCCATGCAAGAGATCAAGGCTGCCGGCAAAGCCTCCATTACCCACCATTCTCCCCTGACCGATTACGATCGCGAGAAATTGTACACAAGTATTCACTTGAACCCCGACACGCCTGTTGGACTCTACAACAAAGTACAGTACGACATCAGGTATTACTTTTGCAGGAGAGGTAACGAAAACATACACACGATGACAAAAGACACGTTTGCTGTCAAAATGGATGCAAACACACGCAGAAAGTATGTATTCCAAAACATCGACGAACTCACCAAGAATCATCGCCAAGATGATGCCGAAGGCTTTTCGGGGTTCATGCCAGAAACTGGAACAATTGGGTGCCCTGTTCAAAGCTTCGAAAGGTACCTTTCCAAACTGCATCCAGACTGCAACAGACTCTGGTGCTATCCGAAGGCCTCGTTTCACACTGACGATGAATGCTGGTACAACAATCAACCCGTTGGCATGAACACATTACAGAAATTTCTTCCTCGACTGAGCTTGAAATGCCAGCTGTCAGAAACGTACACGAATCACAGTATCCGTGCCACTGGAGCCACTGTCCTCCACCAGAATCAACACACCCCCGCAGAAATCATGGCCATCACTGGACACAAATCCGTGTCTTCACTTGCTGTGTACCAGCGCACATCATCCACACAAAAAATGATCATGGGAACTACACTCGCCGAACATGTCGCTGGAACTTCGACTGCTGTCGTCCCTTTCAAACCGAGCGGCTCCAACACACTTCATGTGTCGGCTGATGCACAGAGCGGGCGATCCCATTATCCTAAAGGGGAGGATTTCACAGAAGACGAACTGATCAACATCTTCTCCGACGAAAATGAGTTCAATGACCCCGGAGCAGATCTTGCAACCCTCCTTCCAAGCAACATTCCTTTCACCAACTGCCAGATCAAATCCCTCACCATCAACATTATCAATAAATAA